The stretch of DNA TCACCGGTTTCAGCAAGGGTTTGCGGGACATCTCCGGGCAGCTCAAGAGTTCCGACCCGGACCTGCGGCGGCTGATCAACGCGGCGCCGCCTGCCGCGCAGGAGGTGGACGAGCTGTTGCGCACCAGCCGCTCCGGTTTCGAGAAGACCACGGCGAACCTGCTGACCACCATGCAGCTGCTGGAGGTCCGCACGCCCGCGCTGGAGAACATGCTCGTCGCGCTGCCGATCATGTCGGCGGCCAGCCACAGCGCGCAGGACGGCGACGGCCGCGGACATCTGGGCGTGGTGCTGAACTTCTTCAACCCGCTCGCGTGCGAGAAGGGGTATGAGGACACCCAGCGCCGCCCCGGCAGCGACACCACACCGGCCCCGACCAACCGCAACATCGAGTGCCAGGAACCTCCGGGCAGCCCCACCAACGTCCGCGGCTCCGCCAACGTGCCGCGCGCCCCGATCCCCGACGCGGTAGCACCTCCCCAACAGGGCCAGCCGCCACTACCGTTCCCGCTCAACTGACCGGCTTGCCGGGAACCTGCGCCGGTTCAGAACGGAACCGTTCGGCCAGAACGGCCCGCTCACTCGGGGTGAAGCCGATGCGGAACGGCCGGGCAGCATGGGTGGCTGCCCGGCCGAACGCGCCGAGATCGGCTCAGTTGTTGAGGTCGCGGCAGGCGGCCTCGGGAGCCGCGGCGGAGCCGGCCGTATTGCACTTGACCGAGGTCGCGTTGTCCAGCGGGCCGTACTCGCGGAGGCGCTCGTCGCCGATCCAGAACTCGATGGTTTCGCCGGTGACGGGCTCGAATTGGTCCTGCTGACCGGCCGCCACCTCAGCGCGCCGGACTTCGCCGTTGTCGTCGATGAGCTTGTAGGTCAGGGTGTAGTTGCCCTGGTTGTCGATCAGCACCTGGCTCGGCGACCCCGGGCTCGCGGCCGCCATACCGGTGGCTCCGACGACACCGGTGACGGCCAGCAGACCGCCGATGATCGCGCGCTTCGCAGCGGACATCTTCATGATCACGCCTCCTTGAACTCGATATCCCCAGGAAAATGCGGTCGCGACCGTAGAACGTCAGCGCGACCACCCGCACCGCCGAAGCACGGCCGTTTCCCCAGGTCACAGCCCACTTCCGGGAACATCCGGGAAAACCCCGGTGGCGACGCGCGGGATTTCCCGCGCGAATCAGATTCGGTGGAAGGGACGGACCTCTTCGCCCCGACAGATCGGTCGAAGGACCCCTTCACTCGGAAACCCCGCCCGGGTTCGCGCACGTCCCGTTCTGAGTGAACGGCCTGTTCGTCCAATCTATTCGGACGAACGGTCCGTTCGCTCGGGAGATCGTTCGCTCGGGAAGGAAGGGTGCGGGGGCGCGCCGGGGAGGAATGGCGTGCCCCCGCGGGCCTCCGTCGCGCGGCGCCGTGTCGGGGCTGGGCGTCGCGGCGGGCAGGAGGCCGTCCTCGGGGCCCGGCGGCGGAGGGGCGGGAGAGCCGCTCGGGCCCGAGGAAGTTCAGGGATCAGCCGAAGAATCCGGTGATCTTCGGGAGTTCGCTGCGCAGCACCGCGTTGCAGGCTTCGCAGGTGGGAGCCCGGACCCAGTCCAGTTCGGGCACCTCGGCGGCCAGCTCTACTTCGGTTCCGCACACCGCGGTCGCCTCGGTCTGCCCGCACCAGCGGCGCCCGCGGAAGGCGTGTCGCACCACATCACCGCTCGGACGCCAGAAATGCCGCGCGGACTCCTCAGACATCGCAGGCATCCAGGCACTTCCGGCACGCATCGCGGTCGAACTCCCCGTCCGGACACTCGCCACGCCTCAGATGCAGCGGCCCGTACACGAAAACCCCGCACACCGCCGGCAAAACGCCCCCATCCGTCCGCCGCACCGCGTGCCAGAACGAATCCACCGGCCCACACGACGCCGCCCACACTTTGACCGCTGCTTCCACCACGCAGACCTCCTCTTGTCGCGGCCCGTATCGCCGCGGTTCCGCACTCAGAAACCGGATTATCCAGTACACGTACTGTCACATACTTAACCAAGTACGGGTACTGTCATAGATGATCACGATCAGGTGATTCGAGGTGTCCGCGTACTGCGTCTTAGGCTGATCACATGACGCTGCGACGGTTGATGCTGGGCAAGAGCCTGGAAAGGTGGCGCGAGAGTGCCGGGGTCACGCGCGCCGACATCGCGGCCGAACTCGGCTGCACCCCTGACCGGGTGCGCCACTTGGAGAGCGGCCGCAATACGCCGTCCCGACCGGACCTGATCGTGATGTGCTCGGTCTACGGCGTTCCGGAAGATGAACGCGAAGTTCTGCTCACGACCCGGTCGGAGGCTCAGAAACCAGGCTGGTGGCAGACCCACCGCCTGCCCAAGTGGCTCGCGAACTACGTGACCTTGGAGTCCGAGGCGACACGGGTCCGCAACTGGGAAGCCGAGCTGATCCCCGGCCTGCTGCAAACCGAGGCGTACGCGCGTCGGGTGGCCATGGGCGATCCGTCCGCATCGGATGCCGAAGTGGACAAACGGGTCGCGGCCCGGATGCGTCGCCAGGATCGGCTCACAGCGAAGGACGACCCTCTGAATCTCGTGGCGGTGGTATCCGAATCGGCTATTCAACGGTGCGCAGCAGAGCGCGACCTCGCGGACGACCAGTTGGCCCACTTGATCAACGCCGCGAACCTGCCGCACGTGTCGATCCGCGTCATGCCAATGGATTCGGGGATTCACCAGGCCATGGCCGGTGGTTTCGTGCTGTTGAACTTCCCTGCGGATACCTGGCCGGAAACCGGACACCAGGAGTACAACGTCGGCGGCCACCTGGTGGACGACCACGAGGCGGTGCAATCGCTCGCTACGCTGTTCGACGGGCTGCAAGAACGCGCGCTGTCGGAGCACGACACGGCGCACTTGCTCGCGCAGTACACACGTTGATCCGAAAGCGAACGAGCATGGACCTCACACACGCCCAATGGCGCAAATCCAGCCGCAGCTCAGCACAAGGCCAGTGCGTCGAAGTTGCGACGAACATCCCGGGAGTCTGCGGCATCCGGGACAGCAAGGAACCTGGTGGACAAGCCCTGGTGTTAGACGCAGCCAGGTTCGGCGACCTCATCCGGTCAGTGAAGGCCGACCGGTTCGACAGCTAGGTGAACCGGCAGTTCCAGCCTCACGTCAGCGCTCAGCACTGGCGACTCCGTCGAGCTGCTGGGCAGCTACGCGCAGAAGTTGGAAGGGGAGAGAGCATGACATCAAGCAAGATCACCGGGTGGCGTACCAGCAGCCGCACAAGCGCGACCCAAACCTGCGTCGAAGTCGGCGGCGCTCCGGGCATCGCGGGAGTGCGGGACACCAAGGACCGCGACGGCGGCGCCCTCCGCATCACGTCACCACGATGGAGCGACTTCATCAGCGCGATCAAGTCCGGTAGATACGAATACTGAGAGTTTCGTTCGCAGGAGGTGCAGTGGGGGAGCCGTACCGCATCGGTTCGCAGAAGCCCGGCGACCTCGAAGTGGCGAGCTGGAAGCGGCAACTGCGGACCGGGCATCAGCAACGGCAAGATCAAAGTCGCGAGGCCGAAGAGCAAGCCGACGCGATCCGCGCCTTCGAGCTTGTAGTCGTGCCCGGCCTCGTGCAGACGGCGGACTACGCTCGTCGCGTGTTCAGCACTTCCGCTGAGCTCCAGCAAGTACCGCAAGACACCGACGCTGCCGTCCAAGTACGCCTTGAACGGCAACACGCGTTGTACGACTCGGCGAAACATGTGGAACTGCTCATCGCGGAATCGGCCCTGCGCTACTTCGCGTGCCCGGCGCAGACGATGTTGGCGCAGCTCGACCGGCTGCTGGCGCTGTGCGGCTTGTCCACCGTCCGGTTCGGGATCATCCCGCTCGACACGCGCTTGCCGTACATCCCGGCGAGCGGGTTCTGGATCGTGGGCGACGCCGTGTTCGTCGAAACGGTCAACACCGAGATCAACACCGACGACCCTGACGATCTCGCCCTCTACCACCGGCTCATCGACAACCTGTGGCTCGCGGCGGTAGAAGGTGACGAGGCACGACGACTGCTGGTCGGTATCTCCGCGGACTTGTCCGAGCGCTCCACCCCGGCAACCTAGGAGTGATCATGCCCGCGCAGTGGCGCAAGTCCACCAAAAGTCTGCACCGGCCCGAGCAGTGCGTAGAGGTCCGCATAACCGCAGAGCACACCGCCGTCCGCGACACGAAGGACCGCGCGGCGGGCCATTTCACGACGAGCCGACACCAGTGGTCCGCGTTCGTCTCGGCGATCAGAGCCGGTCGCTACGACTGCTGACATCGACCTGGTTGGCCCCTGTTCAGCGAGTCGAAAGCGAGCGATCATGGACCGCACGCACGCCCGATGGCGCAAGTCCAGCCGCAGCTCAGCACACGGACAGTGCGTCGAAGTTGCGACGAACATCTCGGGGATCTGCGCGATCCGGGACAGCAAGCAGCTTGGTGCAGAAGCCCTGGTATTAGACACAACTAGGTTCGGCGACCTCATCCGGGCAGTGAAGGCCGATCGGTTCGACAGCTAGGCGACCCTGCAGCTCCAACCGCCCGGCGACACCGGCGAATACTAGGACTGCGGGGGAACTACGGGTGAGAAGGGGAGAAAACGTGACACCCAGTGAGATCGCCGGATGGCGTACGAGCAGCCGCACGAGCGCAACTCAAACCTGCGTCGAAGTCGGCCGTGCACCGGGCGTTGCAGGGGTGCGGGATACCAAGAATCGCGGCGGTGCAGCCCTGCGAATCGCCAATCCACGGTGGAGCGCCTTCATCGGCGCGATCAAGGCCGGTCAGTACGACCACTGACGTCGAGCTGCGCGGTTGTGCGAGATCGGCCCGGTCACCCCGATCCGGTCGACCGCCGCGGCGTCGGCACCCGATCACCCAGCGGTTGCTGCATTCGGTTGATCACTGCGTTTCGTGCCCCCTGGACGACTGCGAACCGCGCGATACTCGGCCGATGCGTGAATCGGACGACCGAGAGAAGACACGCAACTCGATCTCCGGCGAGTCCCGGGGACCGACGGTGCAAACCGGCTCGGCGCGCGACATCTACTTCGGCAGGCCGAGCGGCCCGGTTAAGTGGATCGGCATCATCCTGGCCTGTGCCTTGGCCGTCGTCATCGTCCTGGCCGCGGTCGATCGGTTCGGTCGTGGCGAGGACGGTGTCCCGGCCGCCGGGCAGCCGAGCTCGGGCACCGCCAATTCGGGAATCGCCGCGGTCCGTTCGGAAGGCAGGGTCGATCTCCGCAACGTGAACCTCGACCTGAAACCGCCGAACATCCAGTCCGACGGGTCCCAACGCAGCGTGTGGGCCAGCGGCATCGATCCGCACGACGAGGCGGGGGAGCCCGAATTGCACGGACTCGGCTCGGGAACCTCCAACGCCCCACCCACCATCGCTGCGTGGAACGGTCCTGACGACCCGAACCGCCAGCAGTGCGCGGACCGGATCGGCAAGCAGGGTGCCGCGAAGTTGACGCTCACCGACTCCAGCCGGTTCTGCGTGCGCACCGCCGGCAACCGGATCGCCTACATCGACGAGGTTTCGTTCGATCCGGCCAAGAACACCGTCACCGCGTTCGCGAGGGTCTGGGAAAGCACGGGCAGCTGAGCCGGTTCAGCCCGCGGCGGAACCGGCCAACCCGAGCAGATCCTCCAGCCGCTCCCGGTGCCGTCGGGGTGTGCCGAACAGGTGGGTTGCGGAGTGCGCACGTTTGAGGTGCAGGTGGGCCTCGTGCTCCCAGGTGATGCCGATGCCGCCGTGCAGCTGGATTCCTTCGGCGGCCACGTCGGCGTAGGTCTCGCAGCAGAAGGACTTCGCCATCGCCGCGAATTCCGCGGCGCGGTCGTCGCGGGTGGCCACCGCCCAGCCGGCGGCTTGGGACAGCGAACGGGCCGATTCGACCGCCACGAACAGGTCCGCGAGCCGGTGTTTGACGGCCTGGAACGAGCCGATCGCGCGGCCGAACTGCTCGCGCACCTGAACGTAGGCGACCGTCTCCTCCAGCCATCGCGTGGCGGCACCGACGTTCTCGGCGGCGAGCGCGGCGGCGGCGACGTCCAGGCAGCGGGTGAGCGCCGGTGCGGCCTGGCCCTCGGCTCCGATCAGCCGAGCGGGCGTTTCGTGCAGGTGCAGCTCGGCCATCGGCCGGGTCAGGTCCATCGGGGCGGAAGCGGCCGGCTCCGCGGCGTCCACTTCGAACAGCGACAGCCCGTGCTCCGTCGCCGCTACGACCAGGACGGCATCCGCCTGCGCCCCGTCCAGCACGAAGCTCTTCTCACCGGTCAGGTGCCAGTTTTCGCCGTCACGGCGCGCTTTCGTGGCGCACGTCGAAGTGCTCCACCAGCTCTGCGGCTCGGCCCACGCGAGCGCGACCACCCGCTCACCCGAGGCGATCCCGGGCAGCAGCCGGGAGCGCGCGTCCGCGTCGTCGGTGGCCAGCAGCAGTTCCGCGCTGATCACCGCGCTGCCCAGGAACGGACCGGCGACGAGCCGCCTGCCGAGTTCTTCGGCGACGATGCCGCTTTCCACCATGCCGCAACCGATCCCGCCGAACTCCTCGGGCACGCTGAGCCCGGCCGCGCCGATCTCACCGGCCAGCCGCCGCCACAACTCCGTGTCGTGCTCGGCGATCGACGCCTCCGGATCCGGGATGTGCGGCCCGCCGCCGCGGTCCACCAGCGCGCGGACTGCCCGCCGCAGGTCTTCCTGCTCCTCGGTGAACGCGAAACGCATCGGATTCCTCTTCGAAACTCGGGTTTTTGGAAGGTGGTTCGCGTAGGTCGCCGCCTAGCGGAACCGCGGCGGTGCCGGTGCTCAGGTGGCCGATAGCAAGCGGCCGACGCCGCACCTACGCGCCGACCGGCGCGGTCTCACCGGCGGCCAGCGCAGCGGCGACCCGTCGCCGGTGCCAGGTCGTGGTGCCCCACGCCGCGTGCAGCGCCGTGGCCTTGGTCGACCACAGGTGCAGATCGTGCTCGGCGGTGTAGCCGATGGCGCCGTGCACCTGCAGCGCGATGCGGCCCGCGAAGTACGCGGCGTCCGAGGCGGCGATCTTCGCTGCCGAAATGTCCCGGGAACGGTGCCGCGGCTCGGCGAGGCAAGCGCCGTGCACCAGCGGCCGGGCGAATTCGAGCCGCACCGCCACGTTCGCCAAGTGGTGCTTGACCGCCTGGAACCGCCCGACCGGCCGGCCGAACTGGTGGCGTTCCTGCACGTACCGGGTGGACATGTCGAGCAGCCGCTGCCCGATGCCGAGCAGCTGCGCCGCGCAGCCGAGCGCGCCGAGGTCGAACGCCTCGGCGACCTGCGCGCCCGGAACCGGCTCACCAGCGGATTCGATCGTCCACAAGCGACGGGCCGGGTCGATGGAGTGCTGCGCCACCGCATCCGGCCGTTCCGCGACCGTGGCGCGCTCCCCGTCGCACTGGAACACCGCGTCGGCGGCATCGGCGTCCAGCGCCCGCGGCACGTGCTCGGTGAACGTCGCGGTGCCGACCGCGTTCCCGGAAGCGATCCCGGGCAGCCACCGCTCGGCTGCGGCGGTGTCCGCGAGCAGCGCAGGCACGACGGCGATCGACTCGACGCACGGCCCGGGAAGTCCGGCGCGCCCGAGCTCTTCCAGGCAGGTCACCAACTCGACCGGCCCGAGGCCGAGACCGCCGAACCGCTCCGGAACGGCGACCCCGCACAACCCCATCTCGCCGAGCTGCGCCCAAACCCGGCGCCACGGAGCCGCGTCGCCCGCGGCCCAGCTGCGCGCGATCGCCGCGCCGTCGCCTGCGTCGAACAACGCGCGCAACGCCTCGGCCATGTCCTGCTGTTCGGTGGTGCGGGTGAACCTCAACGCGGCTCCCTGGGCAGGCCGAGCACGCGCTCGGCGATGACGTTGCGCTGGATCTCGTTGGTGCCCGCGTAGATCGGCCCGGCCAGCGCGAACAGGTAGCCGTCCGGCCAGGCGCCGCCATCCGGTGCGGCGGGCGATCCGGCGGTGAGTTCGGCGTCCGGCCCCAGCAGGTCCATCGCCGCCTCGTGCAGCGCGATGTCCAATTCGGACCAGAAGACCTTGTTCATGCTGGACTCCGGCCCGACCGGGCTGCCCGCGAGGACCTTCGTGACGGTCTCGAAGGTCGCCAGCCGGTAGGCGCTCGCGCCGATCCAAGCGTCGACCACCCGGTCCTGCAGCTGCGCGGCACCGTTCCACGACTCGACGAGCCGCTGCGCCGCGGCGAGGAACCTGCCCGGGCTGCGCAGCGACAACCCGCGCTCGCTGCCGGTGGTGCTCATCGCGACCCGCCAGCCTTCGCCGACCTCGCCCAGCACGTCGGAGTCCGGCACGAAGACGTCGTTGAGGAAGATCTCCGCGAACGCCGGCTTGCCGTCGATCCGCCCGATCGGCCGCACCGTCACGCCCGCGGCGTCGAGCGGGAACAGGAAGTACGTCAGCCCGCGGTGCCGCTCGGCATCGGGATCGCTGCGGAACAGCCCGAACGCCCAGTCCGCGAACGCGGCCCGCGAACTCCACGTCTTCTGCCCGGACAACCGCCAGCCGCCCGGCACCCGGCGCGCTCGGCTGCGGATTCCGGCCAGGTCGCTGCCCGCTTCCGGCTCCGACCAAGCCTGCGCCCAGACGTCCTCGCCGGAAGCCATTCGCGGCAGGAAGCGTTCCCGCTGCTCGGCCGTGCCGTGCTCGAACAGCGTCGGCGCGAGCAGGAAGATCCCGTTCTGCCCGACCCGGCCGGGCGCGCCCGCGGCGTAGTACTCCTCCTCGAACAGCAACCACTGCACCAGCGAGACGTCCCGGCCGCCGAACTCGACGGGCCAGGACACGACCGAGAAACCGGCCGCGTGCAGGGTCTTCTCCCACTGCCGGTGCGCGGCGAAACCGGTTTCGGTCTCCAGCGACGGCAGCGGTTCGGCGGGCACGTTCGCCCGCAACCAGGTGCGCACCTCGTCGCGGAAGGCGAGGTCTTCGGCGGAGAACGTCAGATCCACGGCAGCCTCCCCGCGCTCACTCGGCGGCGCGCTTCATGCTCTTGGCGTCCATGCCGCTGAGCGAGTCCTGCTCGACCTCGGCGTTGTGCGCGTGCGCCAGGTGGTGCAGCCCGAACGCGGAATCGAGCCCGCTGTGCCGCCCCATGAGGTCTTCGGCCTGGTTGACGGCCTTCTTCGCCAGCGCCAGCCCGAACCGCGGCATCGCGGCGATCTCGCCGGCCAGTTCCAGCGAGGTATCGGTCAACTGCTCGCGCGGGACGACCCGGTTGACCATCCCCACCTCGTAGGCCCGCTGCGCGCTCATCCGCTTGCCGGTGAACAGGAACTCCTTCGCGATTCGCGGCCCGAGCACCCACGGGTGCACGAAGTACTCCACGCCCGGAATGCCCATCCGCACCACGGGATCGGCGAAGAACGCGTCCTCGGCGGCCACGATCACGTCGCACACCCACGCCAGCATCAGGCCACCGGCCACGCACGCGCCCTGCACGCTCGCGACGACGGGTTTCGGCATGTCCCGCCAGCGGCGGCACATTCCCAGGTAGACCTCCTGCTCGCGGGCGAACCTGGACTCGCCGCCCGCCTTGTCGGTGTGGCCCCACCACAGGCCCGCGCGGCGCTCGTAGTCCACGTCGACATCGCGGCCCGGTGAGCCGATGTCGTGCCCTGCTGAGAAGTGCTCACCCGCGCCGGCGAGCACGATGACCTGGACCTCGTCATCGGCGCAGGCGCGGTAGAACGCGTCGTCCAGTGCGTAGGTCATCGCGGAGTTCTGCGCGTTGCGGTAGTTCGGCCGGTTCATCGTCACGACCGCTGTCGGACCGTTGCGCTCGTAGCGCACGATCGGTTCCTCTTCGGCCATCGTCACCCTCCTCGTCCGGGAGTCGCGCCGTCGTGCTCCGAGGTTAGCGAAACTAGCAAGTGCTTGGTAGGCTTCCGGTCCAGTCGGAGCTTCCAGCGGGGCGCACACCGCTTTTCCAGCAGGGCTCACACCGTGATCGGCCGGAGGTGCTTCGGATGGATCTCACCGACAGCGCGCAGGAAGCGGCGTTCCGCCGGGAAGTGCGGGAATGGCTCGGCGACAACCTCACCGGCGAGTTCGCCCAGGCGCGGGGACTCGGCGGACCGGGACGTGAGCACGAAGCGTTCGACGTGCGGCTCGCATGGGACCGGCACCTCGCGGCAGCGGGCTGGACCTGCCTGGGCTGGCCGGAGGAGTTCGGCGGCCGCGGCGCGTCCATCGCCCAGCAGGTGATCTTCCACGAGGAGTACGCCAAGGCGGGCGCGCCGGTCCGGGTCGGGCACATCGGCGAGGAGCTGATCGGTCCCACGATCATCGCGTTCGGCACCGAGCAGCAGCAGCGGCGGTTCCTGCCGCCGATCGTGGGCGTGCGGGAGCTGTGGTGCCAGGGCTACTCCGAGCCCGGCGCCGGGTCCGACTTGGCGAACCTGTCCACCGCGGCGCACCGCGACGGCTCGGACTGGGTGGTGCACGGCCAGAAGATCTGGACCTCGCACGCGCACGTGGCCGACTGGTGCTTCCTGCTCGCGCGCACCGATCCCGCCGAGCGCAGGCACCGCGGGCTGTCCTACCTGCTGGTGCCGATGGATTCCGCGGGCATCGAGGTGCGGCCGATCGTGCAGCTCACCGGTACTTCCGAGTTCAACGAGGTGTTCTTCGACGGCGCGCGCACCGACGCGACCAACGTCGTCGGCGAGCCCGGCGACGGCTGGCGGGTCGCGATGGGCACGCTCGGTTTCGAACGTGGCATCGGCACCGTCGACCAGCAGGTGGTGTTCCGCCGCGAGCTGGAAAGCATCACCGAGCTCGCCCGTTCCGGCGGTGCGCTGGACGATCCGGTGCTGCGGGACAAGATCAGCCGGGCCTGGATCGGCCTGGAGATCATGCGGTTCAACGCGCTGCGCACGCTGACCGGGGTCGCCGAGGGGACCGCGGGACCGGAGGCGTCCATCGCGAAGCTGTACTGGGCGAACTTCCACCGCGGGCTCGGTGAGCTGGCCGTCGAGGTCGCCGGTGCGTGCGGCCTGGTCGCGCCGGACGGCGAGCTCGACGAGCGGCAGCGGCTGTTCCTGTTCACCCGCGCCGACACGATCTACGGCGGTTCCGACGAGATCCAGCGCAACATCATCGCCGAGCGGGTGCTCGGGTTGCCGAAGGAGGCCCGGCCTTGAGAACACCGACCGAACCGGAACCGCACGGCCTGCTGGCGGGCAGGACCGCGGTGGTGACCGCGGCCGCCGGGACCGGCATCGGCTCCGCGGCCGCGCGCCGGATGATCCGGGAAGGCGCACGCGTCGTGATCAGCGACTCGCACCAGCGGCGGCTGGAGGCCACCCGCGCCGAGCTGGCCGAACTGCCCGGTGCCGAAGTCATCGCGGTGCCCTGCGACGTCACCGACGTCGAGCAGGTCGAGCACCTGCTGGACGCCGCGGCCGAGGCGTTCGGGCGGCTCGACGTGCTGGTCAACAACGCCGGGCTTGGCGGGACGGCGCCGATTCAGGACATGACCGACCAGCAGTGGAGCCGCGTGCTGGACGTGACGCTGAACGGCACGTTCCGGTGCACGCGGGCCGCGATCCAGCGCTTCCGAGATCAGGGCGGTGGGGGCGTGGTCGTCAACAACGCCTCGGTGGTCGGCTGGCGCGCGCAGGCCGGGCAGGCGCACTACGCCGCGGCGAAAGCGGGCGTGATGGCGCTGACCAGGTGCGCGGCGGTGGACGCCGCGGAGTTCGGGGTGCGGGTGAACGCGGTGGCGCC from Saccharopolyspora sp. SCSIO 74807 encodes:
- a CDS encoding helix-turn-helix transcriptional regulator, which gives rise to MTLRRLMLGKSLERWRESAGVTRADIAAELGCTPDRVRHLESGRNTPSRPDLIVMCSVYGVPEDEREVLLTTRSEAQKPGWWQTHRLPKWLANYVTLESEATRVRNWEAELIPGLLQTEAYARRVAMGDPSASDAEVDKRVAARMRRQDRLTAKDDPLNLVAVVSESAIQRCAAERDLADDQLAHLINAANLPHVSIRVMPMDSGIHQAMAGGFVLLNFPADTWPETGHQEYNVGGHLVDDHEAVQSLATLFDGLQERALSEHDTAHLLAQYTR
- a CDS encoding DUF397 domain-containing protein, giving the protein MDLTHAQWRKSSRSSAQGQCVEVATNIPGVCGIRDSKEPGGQALVLDAARFGDLIRSVKADRFDS
- a CDS encoding DUF397 domain-containing protein; this encodes MTSSKITGWRTSSRTSATQTCVEVGGAPGIAGVRDTKDRDGGALRITSPRWSDFISAIKSGRYEY
- a CDS encoding DUF5753 domain-containing protein — protein: MGEPYRIGSQKPGDLEVASWKRQLRTGHQQRQDQSREAEEQADAIRAFELVVVPGLVQTADYARRVFSTSAELQQVPQDTDAAVQVRLERQHALYDSAKHVELLIAESALRYFACPAQTMLAQLDRLLALCGLSTVRFGIIPLDTRLPYIPASGFWIVGDAVFVETVNTEINTDDPDDLALYHRLIDNLWLAAVEGDEARRLLVGISADLSERSTPAT
- a CDS encoding DUF397 domain-containing protein, producing MPAQWRKSTKSLHRPEQCVEVRITAEHTAVRDTKDRAAGHFTTSRHQWSAFVSAIRAGRYDC
- a CDS encoding DUF397 domain-containing protein, whose translation is MDRTHARWRKSSRSSAHGQCVEVATNISGICAIRDSKQLGAEALVLDTTRFGDLIRAVKADRFDS
- a CDS encoding DUF397 domain-containing protein gives rise to the protein MTPSEIAGWRTSSRTSATQTCVEVGRAPGVAGVRDTKNRGGAALRIANPRWSAFIGAIKAGQYDH
- a CDS encoding acyl-CoA dehydrogenase family protein; protein product: MRFAFTEEQEDLRRAVRALVDRGGGPHIPDPEASIAEHDTELWRRLAGEIGAAGLSVPEEFGGIGCGMVESGIVAEELGRRLVAGPFLGSAVISAELLLATDDADARSRLLPGIASGERVVALAWAEPQSWWSTSTCATKARRDGENWHLTGEKSFVLDGAQADAVLVVAATEHGLSLFEVDAAEPAASAPMDLTRPMAELHLHETPARLIGAEGQAAPALTRCLDVAAAALAAENVGAATRWLEETVAYVQVREQFGRAIGSFQAVKHRLADLFVAVESARSLSQAAGWAVATRDDRAAEFAAMAKSFCCETYADVAAEGIQLHGGIGITWEHEAHLHLKRAHSATHLFGTPRRHRERLEDLLGLAGSAAG
- a CDS encoding acyl-CoA dehydrogenase family protein, with the protein product MRFTRTTEQQDMAEALRALFDAGDGAAIARSWAAGDAAPWRRVWAQLGEMGLCGVAVPERFGGLGLGPVELVTCLEELGRAGLPGPCVESIAVVPALLADTAAAERWLPGIASGNAVGTATFTEHVPRALDADAADAVFQCDGERATVAERPDAVAQHSIDPARRLWTIESAGEPVPGAQVAEAFDLGALGCAAQLLGIGQRLLDMSTRYVQERHQFGRPVGRFQAVKHHLANVAVRLEFARPLVHGACLAEPRHRSRDISAAKIAASDAAYFAGRIALQVHGAIGYTAEHDLHLWSTKATALHAAWGTTTWHRRRVAAALAAGETAPVGA
- a CDS encoding acyl-CoA dehydrogenase family protein, translating into MDLTFSAEDLAFRDEVRTWLRANVPAEPLPSLETETGFAAHRQWEKTLHAAGFSVVSWPVEFGGRDVSLVQWLLFEEEYYAAGAPGRVGQNGIFLLAPTLFEHGTAEQRERFLPRMASGEDVWAQAWSEPEAGSDLAGIRSRARRVPGGWRLSGQKTWSSRAAFADWAFGLFRSDPDAERHRGLTYFLFPLDAAGVTVRPIGRIDGKPAFAEIFLNDVFVPDSDVLGEVGEGWRVAMSTTGSERGLSLRSPGRFLAAAQRLVESWNGAAQLQDRVVDAWIGASAYRLATFETVTKVLAGSPVGPESSMNKVFWSELDIALHEAAMDLLGPDAELTAGSPAAPDGGAWPDGYLFALAGPIYAGTNEIQRNVIAERVLGLPREPR
- a CDS encoding enoyl-CoA hydratase; this encodes MAEEEPIVRYERNGPTAVVTMNRPNYRNAQNSAMTYALDDAFYRACADDEVQVIVLAGAGEHFSAGHDIGSPGRDVDVDYERRAGLWWGHTDKAGGESRFAREQEVYLGMCRRWRDMPKPVVASVQGACVAGGLMLAWVCDVIVAAEDAFFADPVVRMGIPGVEYFVHPWVLGPRIAKEFLFTGKRMSAQRAYEVGMVNRVVPREQLTDTSLELAGEIAAMPRFGLALAKKAVNQAEDLMGRHSGLDSAFGLHHLAHAHNAEVEQDSLSGMDAKSMKRAAE
- a CDS encoding acyl-CoA dehydrogenase family protein, whose product is MDLTDSAQEAAFRREVREWLGDNLTGEFAQARGLGGPGREHEAFDVRLAWDRHLAAAGWTCLGWPEEFGGRGASIAQQVIFHEEYAKAGAPVRVGHIGEELIGPTIIAFGTEQQQRRFLPPIVGVRELWCQGYSEPGAGSDLANLSTAAHRDGSDWVVHGQKIWTSHAHVADWCFLLARTDPAERRHRGLSYLLVPMDSAGIEVRPIVQLTGTSEFNEVFFDGARTDATNVVGEPGDGWRVAMGTLGFERGIGTVDQQVVFRRELESITELARSGGALDDPVLRDKISRAWIGLEIMRFNALRTLTGVAEGTAGPEASIAKLYWANFHRGLGELAVEVAGACGLVAPDGELDERQRLFLFTRADTIYGGSDEIQRNIIAERVLGLPKEARP
- a CDS encoding SDR family oxidoreductase — protein: MRTPTEPEPHGLLAGRTAVVTAAAGTGIGSAAARRMIREGARVVISDSHQRRLEATRAELAELPGAEVIAVPCDVTDVEQVEHLLDAAAEAFGRLDVLVNNAGLGGTAPIQDMTDQQWSRVLDVTLNGTFRCTRAAIQRFRDQGGGGVVVNNASVVGWRAQAGQAHYAAAKAGVMALTRCAAVDAAEFGVRVNAVAPSLVMHENLAKVTSDELLTELESKEAFGRSAEPWEIANVIVYLAGDYSSYLTGEVISASNQHP